A window from Thiosulfatimonas sediminis encodes these proteins:
- the trfA gene encoding plasmid replication initiator TrfA, with amino-acid sequence MNANLQQKLDEMREKIPTSNHSKPVKPEQKQPKQMCLPGWEEMSWGAPNAVLRGALFSATQGRNRRFCERELIATLEGYEIRYTGIQLTQADLNLWEALLHLSRANPLGNEALFSAYEILKQLGKGTSKRDYDSLKKGLARLRSADVEITIKGEKTYFGQLCGISGELDEKTDEYRFKFNGGLICLFDSGWSKLDFDQRQKLRDKPLSLWLHGLYSSHAKPYPMKIESIHRLCGSQTKSLYDFKKAIKKAHDELIEVGQLKRYEVNGDLIQAFKYPTKSQKKHLKKVES; translated from the coding sequence ATGAATGCTAATCTTCAGCAAAAATTGGATGAAATGAGGGAGAAAATCCCGACTTCAAATCATTCAAAACCTGTTAAGCCAGAACAAAAACAACCAAAACAAATGTGCTTACCTGGTTGGGAAGAAATGAGTTGGGGTGCACCTAATGCCGTACTCAGAGGGGCGCTTTTTAGCGCCACTCAGGGGCGAAATAGGCGTTTTTGTGAACGAGAGTTAATTGCAACGCTGGAAGGCTACGAAATTCGTTACACCGGCATCCAATTGACGCAAGCAGATTTAAATCTGTGGGAAGCGTTATTGCATCTTTCAAGGGCTAATCCGTTGGGGAATGAAGCGCTTTTTTCTGCCTATGAAATACTCAAACAACTGGGAAAAGGGACGTCTAAGAGAGACTACGATAGTCTCAAAAAAGGACTTGCGCGACTGCGATCAGCGGATGTTGAAATCACGATTAAAGGTGAGAAAACCTACTTTGGCCAGCTGTGCGGAATTAGCGGTGAACTAGACGAAAAAACGGATGAGTACCGTTTTAAATTCAATGGTGGTTTGATCTGCTTATTTGATAGCGGATGGTCGAAGCTAGACTTTGATCAGCGTCAAAAGCTTAGAGATAAGCCTTTGTCGCTTTGGCTACACGGATTGTATAGCAGTCATGCTAAGCCATACCCAATGAAAATAGAGAGCATTCATAGGCTTTGCGGGAGCCAAACAAAATCTTTATATGATTTTAAAAAGGCTATAAAAAAAGCACATGATGAATTAATTGAAGTAGGGCAATTAAAGCGTTATGAAGTAAACGGAGATCTGATACAAGCGTTTAAGTACCCTACTAAAAGTCAAAAGAAGCACCTAAAAAAGGTGGAGTCATGA
- a CDS encoding STY4526/YPO1902 family pathogenicity island replication protein, with amino-acid sequence MANFQRDILSLLIREICQQSADGRLKELMAEWGLNEQDINVFSNLEQIHIERLSKSRIQPFRVVANEESISFIKQMVGESKLIERCIALGAPNDFLYHFFGISKREACARRIATGVDAKRMKRVVSIKLEDRIIEKYHLVSELTTKDIGAKDYCEICDLLIKEGIDANLKVVWTVIEEYRSGADLKQCLQEI; translated from the coding sequence ATGGCTAACTTTCAGCGCGATATTCTAAGCCTACTTATTCGTGAGATTTGCCAGCAATCGGCGGACGGTCGCCTTAAAGAGTTGATGGCTGAATGGGGGTTGAATGAACAGGATATTAATGTTTTTTCTAACTTAGAACAAATTCATATAGAGCGGCTTTCAAAGTCAAGAATACAGCCGTTTCGTGTGGTCGCGAATGAAGAGTCTATTTCATTCATCAAGCAAATGGTAGGTGAGTCAAAGCTAATTGAGCGTTGCATAGCGCTGGGCGCACCAAATGATTTCTTGTATCACTTTTTTGGTATCAGTAAGCGAGAAGCCTGTGCAAGAAGAATTGCTACGGGTGTTGATGCGAAAAGAATGAAGCGCGTCGTTAGCATAAAACTAGAAGACAGAATTATTGAAAAATACCATCTGGTAAGCGAGCTGACCACCAAAGATATTGGTGCAAAGGACTACTGCGAGATTTGTGATCTTTTGATTAAAGAAGGTATCGATGCGAATTTAAAAGTGGTCTGGACGGTCATTGAAGAATATCGATCAGGTGCAGACTTAAAACAATGCTTGCAGGAGATCTAA
- a CDS encoding ParB family protein: MAKKIERVSLVASGNRQAKSQVSEPADPISRTAMRVKVVDIEPYEKNPRKVKNEAYAEIKASIREKGLEQPFTITRRPGEHNYTTRAGGNTRLAVLKELYQETKDEAYLYVHVYFEPYEKEQDLLISHLTENDLRGNLTLLDRARGVVEARDLIEKDLDRKLSIRDLETELKRSGYSLGRTVLSALIYAIEELYPVLPELLEAGAGKPVVERVRKTEGQLKTVWQEIGKDKEGFPEDKFKEVFNESLKEAYKHSESGLDADEIVRAFEAEAALTTGIDIHSIRIKIAESNSPKGQKKPEQDRGEDSTAPLNPIENRKERDAIEEEDESVEDLIEIGDEPTQNTVEPETKSKESDQVKPSTEKNDVDVEGELVEQLLEGAEPGVEEDDLDLLRQIALKQAVLLAEEAGIEDIVIKTNRGFGWALADLPQEIHFTNCGIDDEKPEFKRIWQVWYALYLNCGATLGNQVTKYSDLIAHENDLKALVEERFDDLSDLGQYVTTAALFFNLPLSSSDILNNKYSQLGVITRKLIESATKEKIALWEVQNG; the protein is encoded by the coding sequence ATGGCTAAAAAGATTGAGCGAGTGTCATTGGTTGCATCAGGCAACCGACAAGCAAAGAGCCAGGTATCAGAACCGGCGGATCCGATTTCGCGTACTGCTATGCGCGTAAAAGTCGTTGATATTGAGCCTTACGAGAAAAACCCTCGTAAAGTAAAAAATGAAGCCTATGCCGAAATCAAAGCATCCATTCGTGAAAAGGGGCTTGAACAGCCTTTCACTATTACTCGCAGACCAGGTGAGCATAACTACACCACCAGAGCTGGTGGCAATACACGTCTTGCTGTACTGAAAGAGCTTTATCAAGAGACAAAAGATGAAGCTTATCTGTATGTACACGTTTATTTTGAGCCGTATGAAAAAGAACAAGATCTACTAATCAGCCATTTAACCGAAAATGATCTACGCGGCAATTTAACCCTTCTCGATCGAGCGAGAGGGGTTGTTGAAGCGAGAGATCTAATTGAGAAAGACCTTGATAGAAAGTTGTCAATAAGGGACTTAGAGACTGAGTTAAAGAGAAGTGGTTATTCACTAGGAAGAACTGTTTTAAGTGCATTGATTTACGCGATAGAAGAGCTTTATCCGGTGCTACCGGAATTGTTGGAAGCCGGTGCTGGTAAGCCAGTGGTCGAGCGGGTGCGTAAAACTGAAGGTCAGCTTAAAACGGTCTGGCAAGAAATTGGTAAGGATAAAGAAGGCTTTCCGGAAGACAAGTTTAAAGAAGTGTTTAACGAGTCTTTAAAAGAGGCTTATAAGCATTCTGAAAGTGGGTTGGATGCTGATGAAATTGTGCGTGCATTTGAAGCCGAAGCAGCATTAACAACTGGTATCGATATTCACTCAATCCGAATCAAGATTGCAGAGTCTAATAGCCCAAAAGGGCAGAAGAAGCCAGAACAAGATAGAGGTGAAGATAGCACGGCACCATTAAATCCTATCGAAAATCGTAAGGAACGGGATGCGATTGAAGAGGAAGATGAGAGTGTTGAGGATTTGATAGAGATCGGTGATGAGCCTACACAAAATACGGTTGAGCCTGAAACCAAGTCAAAAGAAAGTGATCAGGTAAAACCATCTACAGAAAAAAATGATGTAGATGTAGAGGGTGAATTGGTCGAACAACTTCTTGAAGGAGCTGAACCAGGAGTTGAAGAGGATGATTTAGATCTTCTGAGACAAATTGCACTTAAGCAGGCGGTACTATTGGCTGAAGAAGCCGGTATTGAGGATATTGTCATTAAAACAAACCGCGGGTTTGGTTGGGCGCTTGCCGATTTACCGCAAGAAATCCATTTTACTAATTGCGGTATTGATGACGAAAAACCAGAGTTTAAACGTATTTGGCAAGTCTGGTATGCGCTGTATTTGAATTGCGGTGCGACATTGGGTAATCAAGTCACGAAATACAGTGATTTGATTGCACATGAAAACGATCTGAAGGCATTAGTAGAAGAGCGTTTTGATGATCTGAGTGATCTTGGCCAGTATGTCACTACTGCGGCATTATTTTTTAACCTGCCGCTATCATCGAGTGACATTCTCAACAACAAGTACAGCCAATTGGGCGTTATTACTCGCAAGCTTATCGAGAGCGCTACTAAAGAAAAAATAGCGTTGTGGGAGGTGCAAAATGGCTAA
- a CDS encoding ParA family protein has product MKKTPIIIAVASTKGGVGKTTTSANLGAFLADQKLNVLMIDADVQPSLSEYYAVDEIADYGLTHLVTNPKVEPSEVASKIEDNLHIVMSDDPEGDLQNWVRNTADGRTRLRYILNQRFTQFDVIIIDTQGAVGALQEATIIAADLLISPVIPDKLCAGEFIHNTLGMVNRLAESTQFMGCKIAPLCAFLNCTSNTNDSRDYAEEIRSLDYSEICDVPVRVLNAEIPDTVAFRDATSSQMPAHRYETSTKRKGGSALELMTNLVNELDLFAEVHNG; this is encoded by the coding sequence ATGAAAAAAACACCTATCATTATTGCCGTTGCATCGACAAAAGGCGGCGTCGGAAAAACAACTACAAGTGCTAACCTTGGCGCTTTCCTCGCAGACCAAAAATTAAATGTACTGATGATTGATGCTGATGTGCAGCCAAGCTTATCGGAATATTATGCGGTTGATGAGATTGCGGATTACGGCCTAACACACCTAGTAACCAATCCAAAAGTAGAGCCTTCAGAGGTCGCTTCAAAAATTGAAGACAACCTGCATATTGTCATGAGTGATGATCCGGAAGGTGATCTGCAAAACTGGGTAAGAAACACCGCAGACGGTCGTACCCGCCTGAGATACATCCTTAATCAGCGATTTACCCAATTCGATGTGATTATCATCGATACGCAAGGCGCGGTCGGGGCGCTTCAAGAAGCAACTATTATCGCAGCCGACTTACTGATTAGCCCTGTTATACCCGACAAACTTTGTGCCGGTGAGTTTATCCACAACACACTAGGTATGGTCAATCGTTTGGCCGAATCCACTCAATTTATGGGGTGCAAAATCGCCCCTTTATGCGCTTTCCTTAATTGCACTTCAAACACAAATGATAGCCGCGATTACGCTGAAGAGATACGTTCACTGGATTATTCAGAAATTTGTGATGTACCTGTTCGAGTCCTTAATGCAGAAATCCCAGATACCGTTGCGTTTCGTGATGCGACGAGTAGCCAAATGCCAGCCCATCGATATGAAACTTCGACGAAACGAAAAGGAGGATCAGCTTTAGAGTTGATGACAAATTTGGTGAACGAGTTGGATTTGTTTGCGGAGGTGCACAATGGCTAA
- a CDS encoding methyl-accepting chemotaxis protein, with protein MFLDLGHKALDKCEVEKAHLAAELTAINHVMATIEFTPQGEIVKANQNFLNVMGYQSNEIIGKHHRIFVPQEIHHSADYAVFWQKLAAGETFAERFQRLSKQGEIVWLNASYNPIYDAEGQVTRVIKFATDITKDVAAELENKAKLTAIDKVMAVIEFGSKGNILTANQNFCQAMGYSQQELKGMHHRSFVSDEFAQSSDYLKFWEDLAKGHPKVDTFQRVTKSGQPIWLDASYNPIFDVKGKVVKVIKYANDITEQENSRIELREAVRAFTKVMNAQAEGDLTLSVSGFDANPDLKMLQDAINQTEAKIREVVDITRDAAETVSTASNEVNQGSQDLSQRVQQQAAALEETSATMNEMNSQVQSTSENAHHASDVARQVQSHANKGMDIMKNTIDAMNSIQQSSSQIEEIVTLIDSIAFQTNLLALNAAVEAARAGEHGRGFAVVASEVRNLAQKSAEAAKNIKKLIDDTVDRVKLGSELANASGEMLKEINGSINSMTNMIDQIASASAEQAEGVTQVHHAISDIDGVTQQNAALVEETSAASESLTHQAGVLREQMGFFKSKN; from the coding sequence ATGTTTCTCGATTTAGGTCATAAAGCATTAGATAAATGTGAAGTTGAAAAAGCACACCTCGCGGCTGAGTTAACAGCGATTAACCACGTTATGGCAACCATCGAATTTACCCCACAAGGCGAAATCGTCAAAGCTAACCAAAATTTTTTAAATGTCATGGGCTATCAGTCAAATGAGATTATCGGTAAACATCACCGCATTTTTGTACCGCAAGAAATTCATCATTCCGCAGATTACGCGGTGTTTTGGCAGAAGCTTGCCGCAGGTGAAACCTTTGCAGAGCGTTTTCAAAGACTCTCGAAACAAGGTGAAATCGTCTGGTTAAATGCGTCTTATAATCCGATTTATGATGCGGAAGGCCAAGTCACCCGAGTGATCAAATTTGCCACCGACATCACTAAAGACGTTGCCGCAGAGCTGGAAAATAAAGCGAAGTTAACCGCCATTGACAAAGTCATGGCAGTGATTGAATTTGGTTCTAAGGGGAATATCTTAACTGCCAACCAAAATTTCTGCCAAGCCATGGGTTACTCACAACAGGAACTCAAAGGAATGCACCATCGCTCTTTCGTATCCGACGAATTTGCACAAAGTAGCGATTACCTTAAATTCTGGGAAGACTTAGCCAAAGGACATCCAAAGGTGGACACCTTCCAACGTGTCACCAAATCAGGCCAACCAATTTGGCTGGACGCCAGTTATAACCCTATTTTTGATGTTAAAGGCAAGGTCGTTAAGGTAATTAAATACGCCAATGACATCACCGAGCAAGAAAATAGTCGTATCGAACTACGCGAGGCCGTCCGAGCGTTTACCAAAGTGATGAACGCTCAAGCAGAAGGTGATTTAACACTCTCGGTTTCCGGTTTTGATGCCAATCCAGACTTAAAAATGTTGCAAGATGCCATTAACCAAACCGAAGCGAAAATACGCGAAGTAGTGGATATTACTCGCGATGCTGCGGAAACCGTCAGCACTGCATCGAATGAAGTGAATCAAGGTTCGCAAGATTTGAGTCAACGCGTGCAACAGCAAGCAGCGGCATTGGAAGAGACTTCCGCAACGATGAACGAAATGAACAGCCAAGTGCAATCCACCAGTGAAAACGCACACCATGCCTCAGATGTCGCGAGACAGGTTCAAAGCCATGCCAATAAAGGGATGGACATCATGAAGAACACCATTGATGCAATGAATTCCATTCAGCAATCCAGTTCGCAAATTGAAGAAATCGTCACCCTGATTGACAGCATCGCTTTCCAAACCAACCTGCTGGCATTGAACGCCGCGGTCGAAGCCGCCCGCGCCGGAGAACACGGGCGTGGCTTTGCGGTGGTCGCCAGCGAAGTGCGTAACTTGGCACAAAAATCGGCCGAAGCGGCAAAAAACATCAAAAAGCTGATTGACGATACCGTTGACCGGGTGAAATTAGGTTCTGAATTAGCCAATGCTTCTGGCGAGATGCTAAAAGAAATCAACGGTTCAATTAATTCTATGACCAATATGATTGATCAAATTGCCTCCGCTTCAGCAGAACAGGCAGAAGGGGTAACGCAAGTACATCATGCCATTTCGGATATAGATGGCGTCACTCAACAGAATGCGGCTTTAGTGGAAGAAACCAGTGCGGCATCAGAAAGCTTAACCCATCAAGCTGGGGTACTACGTGAACAGATGGGCTTCTTTAAATCAAAAAATTAA
- a CDS encoding PAS domain S-box protein: MISDQTSPISEVTLVWKHQTLWSVIYVSDSIAPLFGHSASSYLAADFSWLQDIHPEDQDQLQQEIASAIRNPSTVAFTPTVYRYCDATGQYHFIDAPIQISRGENNKSITLATTLCPAHELVCVNNFRQLKYVTEQLPNLMVYVFEMNLLGEARLPFTSEHFSDLFGLAPENVTADASPAFARVLNEDNDALRASLKESYEQLTQWQHCFRVQHPDNKILWLKGQATPQRINQNWVRWHGYIYDATAEIQNTLQAQETQLYFETLLKYSSDAIHVLDTQGNVINCSHSFASLLGYSHEEALQLNVRDWDAKYSEEELLQHIARLTDKPMIFETQHRTKHGTLFDVEINANTVQFNGKTYLFAAARDMTQQHQLQIQLEKEKTFIEALVDNANAIIAVIEADGTMSRLNKYGQIMTGFNQEQIASKPYFWTRFLPEAIKKDIKALFDGFALGQTIHSYRNAWISKEGHQRMFEWSNTVIYHNDGSVNYLLAIGLDISEQRQQSPEFERVFEAMSDAMCVIDLNGVIESCNKTFNQQFSHNAFNCSGHSLSELIKPLKNTFNQLLNAVIKQQVVKEIHFSYHSPLGETLKCRAKLILLPNNQQILVKIRDITELHKLEQQLQQEQNYHNALQRHQNAQWQHLLATAQLNLDGVIGLQNRLLQTITDTKNAANISLSQQVLSTLRDELLSQPFQPDLATTVLPEEDKNTQQEYFFLADVIHEVLLLVEHQAQQNGVQINYHDDGALTQALRGKSGVLRLILQSIFNYIIHCAPKTPIAFFAEQLNAAGNQILLRLTLRADLTTSLCKLPLSADNFALAQLWCNKFGAKLQHSKDAANTTLISVQASLFLANSVDSTTAPLEPKFPLTTTPDALEKQTVEVPFDLSHLQKILSNSAQISHLLSAFDGLLDTFKQAMQQQTLSAQEWKALVHQLKGTAANLHIEALSQLCRRYETLERPAEHHAQRLLILNFVTDLSNKIAHYQQQTTATVPASKVRYSAEQMQQHMQQILPVLQARGFVPEEKLSRLTSMLEQHHSAQLAQDVYDAIDGFEFELAIDTLTPLIEGQ; this comes from the coding sequence GTGATTTCAGATCAAACCTCCCCTATCTCCGAAGTAACTCTTGTCTGGAAGCATCAAACACTCTGGTCGGTTATTTATGTTTCCGACAGTATCGCCCCCCTCTTTGGGCATAGCGCCAGCAGCTATTTAGCCGCCGACTTTTCATGGTTACAAGACATTCATCCAGAAGACCAAGACCAGTTGCAACAAGAAATTGCCAGCGCGATACGCAATCCGAGCACAGTCGCGTTTACCCCAACGGTATATCGCTATTGTGATGCCACTGGACAATATCATTTTATCGATGCGCCAATCCAGATTAGCCGCGGTGAGAATAACAAGAGCATCACTCTGGCAACCACCTTATGTCCGGCACATGAACTTGTCTGCGTCAACAACTTCCGCCAACTCAAATACGTCACCGAACAGTTGCCAAACTTAATGGTCTATGTGTTTGAAATGAATTTACTTGGCGAAGCACGTCTACCCTTCACCTCTGAGCATTTTTCTGACCTTTTTGGACTTGCGCCTGAAAACGTGACTGCAGATGCCAGCCCCGCTTTTGCACGCGTGTTAAACGAGGATAACGATGCGCTGCGTGCCTCGCTAAAAGAATCCTATGAGCAGCTAACTCAATGGCAACACTGTTTTCGGGTACAACATCCGGACAACAAGATTTTATGGTTAAAAGGCCAAGCGACTCCGCAACGCATTAATCAAAATTGGGTCCGTTGGCACGGCTACATTTATGACGCTACCGCAGAAATCCAAAACACTTTGCAAGCTCAAGAGACTCAGTTGTACTTTGAAACCCTACTCAAATACAGTTCCGATGCGATTCATGTTTTGGATACGCAAGGTAACGTCATTAACTGCAGCCACTCTTTTGCGAGCTTACTCGGTTACAGCCATGAAGAGGCTTTGCAACTAAACGTTAGAGACTGGGATGCGAAATATTCCGAAGAAGAACTTCTACAGCACATCGCCAGATTAACCGATAAACCGATGATTTTTGAAACCCAACATCGCACTAAACACGGTACGCTCTTCGATGTCGAAATTAACGCCAACACAGTGCAATTTAATGGCAAAACCTATCTGTTTGCCGCTGCCAGAGATATGACGCAGCAACATCAACTGCAAATCCAGCTAGAGAAAGAAAAAACCTTTATTGAAGCACTGGTGGACAACGCCAACGCGATTATTGCGGTAATTGAAGCCGACGGCACCATGTCGCGCCTCAATAAATACGGACAAATTATGACCGGCTTTAATCAAGAGCAGATCGCGTCCAAACCGTATTTTTGGACGCGTTTTTTACCAGAGGCCATTAAAAAAGACATCAAAGCCTTATTTGATGGATTTGCTCTTGGGCAAACCATCCACTCCTATCGCAATGCGTGGATTTCCAAAGAGGGTCACCAGCGAATGTTTGAATGGTCAAACACGGTGATTTATCACAACGATGGCAGCGTCAACTATCTTTTGGCAATTGGTTTGGACATCAGCGAACAGCGCCAACAGAGCCCAGAATTTGAACGCGTGTTTGAAGCCATGAGCGATGCCATGTGTGTGATTGACTTAAACGGCGTCATCGAATCATGCAACAAAACCTTTAATCAACAGTTCAGTCATAACGCCTTTAACTGCAGCGGGCATTCGTTAAGCGAACTTATCAAACCTCTGAAAAATACTTTTAATCAACTGCTCAACGCGGTCATCAAACAACAAGTGGTTAAAGAGATTCATTTTAGCTACCACTCCCCTCTCGGCGAGACCCTTAAATGCAGAGCAAAATTAATATTGCTCCCAAACAACCAGCAGATTTTGGTCAAAATTCGCGACATCACGGAACTGCATAAACTCGAACAACAACTGCAACAAGAGCAGAATTACCACAACGCATTGCAACGTCACCAAAATGCACAGTGGCAACATCTACTAGCCACCGCCCAGCTTAACTTAGACGGCGTGATCGGCCTACAAAATCGACTCTTACAAACCATAACGGATACAAAAAACGCCGCCAACATTTCGCTCAGTCAACAGGTATTAAGTACGCTGCGCGACGAGCTTTTAAGCCAACCTTTTCAGCCAGATCTCGCAACCACCGTCTTGCCTGAAGAAGATAAAAACACGCAACAAGAGTATTTTTTTCTGGCCGATGTTATCCACGAGGTGCTCTTGCTGGTCGAACACCAAGCACAACAAAATGGCGTACAAATTAACTACCATGATGACGGAGCACTGACCCAAGCGTTACGCGGAAAAAGTGGCGTGCTGCGCCTAATTTTACAAAGTATTTTTAATTACATCATTCACTGTGCGCCCAAAACACCCATTGCGTTCTTTGCAGAGCAACTCAATGCCGCTGGAAATCAGATTTTACTGCGCTTGACGTTGCGTGCAGATTTAACAACCTCTCTATGCAAACTTCCTTTAAGTGCAGACAACTTTGCCCTGGCTCAGCTATGGTGTAATAAATTTGGTGCCAAACTCCAACACAGTAAAGACGCCGCCAACACAACACTTATCAGTGTGCAGGCAAGCCTATTTTTAGCCAATTCCGTGGATTCAACAACAGCCCCACTGGAGCCAAAGTTTCCACTGACGACAACACCAGACGCTCTAGAAAAGCAGACTGTGGAAGTGCCGTTCGATCTATCCCACTTGCAAAAAATATTAAGCAATAGCGCACAAATTTCGCATCTATTAAGCGCTTTTGATGGCCTGCTTGATACCTTCAAGCAAGCAATGCAGCAACAAACCCTGTCAGCACAAGAATGGAAAGCGTTGGTGCATCAACTTAAAGGCACTGCAGCCAATTTACACATTGAGGCTTTATCACAACTGTGTCGTCGCTACGAAACGTTAGAAAGGCCAGCAGAACACCATGCCCAAAGGCTTTTGATTTTGAACTTTGTAACCGACTTAAGCAATAAAATAGCGCACTATCAACAGCAAACCACCGCGACGGTGCCTGCTAGCAAAGTTCGATATAGTGCAGAGCAAATGCAGCAACACATGCAACAAATCTTACCGGTGCTACAAGCTAGAGGATTTGTCCCAGAAGAAAAATTGAGCCGCTTGACTTCAATGCTTGAACAACACCATTCGGCCCAGCTGGCACAAGACGTTTACGATGCGATTGATGGCTTTGAATTTGAACTGGCAATCGACACCTTAACCCCCCTTATAGAAGGACAGTAA
- a CDS encoding diguanylate cyclase — MNKPSQSILIVDDDPLNLKFAAAALNELYNVHFALSGADALHFLERQSVNMILLDIFMPGMSGFDVRDALQKQPKLAKIPIIYLTIDQTEETVQAAFAHGACDYIVKPFLNKELLARVRYRLQNDELALQLQSSLKEKEYLLSVIDDYVMYVQTDLQGNIIEISSALCASLECQSEQVIGQPINIFRSPKTPDAFYERLWHNLQNGQHFRDVIENQSLNGEGSHWYKIDINPFKNTLGKTVGYLAFYNNIDEQVRYQLDANRDYLTDLYNRAHFSAELVDEIYRYKRYGRPFSLIMLDIDHFKSVNDLFGHDAGDQCLLEFSHIVSQVVRKSDIFARWGGEEFMVLCPETPLAGAQRLAEKIRFAIEQHPFSVIGHKTASLGVAEYHISMSAEVLLKRLDEMLYEAKSAGRNQVKVYQLR; from the coding sequence ATGAATAAACCGAGCCAATCCATTTTAATTGTCGATGATGATCCACTTAATTTGAAATTCGCCGCAGCGGCTTTAAACGAACTTTACAACGTTCACTTTGCGTTGTCTGGCGCAGATGCGTTGCATTTTTTAGAGCGTCAGTCGGTCAATATGATTTTGCTGGATATTTTTATGCCGGGGATGAGTGGCTTTGACGTACGCGATGCCTTACAGAAACAGCCGAAACTGGCCAAAATTCCCATTATCTATTTAACCATCGACCAAACCGAAGAAACGGTTCAAGCTGCATTTGCCCATGGCGCTTGCGACTATATTGTCAAACCTTTTCTGAATAAAGAGTTGTTGGCGCGCGTGCGCTATCGTCTACAAAATGATGAACTCGCTCTGCAACTACAGAGTTCATTAAAAGAGAAAGAGTATCTACTGTCGGTCATTGATGACTATGTGATGTATGTACAAACTGACTTACAAGGCAATATTATTGAAATCAGTTCGGCACTCTGCGCTTCTTTGGAGTGCCAATCAGAACAGGTCATCGGCCAACCGATTAACATTTTTCGATCGCCGAAAACACCTGATGCCTTCTATGAACGCCTATGGCACAACTTACAAAATGGCCAACATTTTAGAGATGTCATTGAAAACCAAAGCCTTAATGGCGAAGGCTCGCATTGGTACAAAATTGATATTAACCCCTTTAAAAACACGCTTGGGAAAACCGTCGGCTATCTGGCGTTTTACAACAATATCGATGAGCAAGTGCGCTATCAGTTAGACGCCAATCGAGATTATTTGACCGACCTCTATAATCGCGCCCACTTTTCGGCGGAATTGGTGGATGAAATTTATCGTTATAAACGCTATGGCCGCCCCTTCTCGCTCATCATGTTGGATATCGACCATTTTAAAAGTGTTAACGATCTCTTTGGCCATGATGCCGGTGATCAATGTTTGCTGGAGTTTTCCCACATCGTCAGTCAAGTGGTGCGTAAATCCGATATTTTTGCGCGTTGGGGCGGTGAAGAATTTATGGTGCTTTGTCCGGAAACGCCGCTCGCCGGTGCACAGCGACTGGCAGAAAAAATTCGGTTTGCCATCGAACAGCATCCGTTCTCGGTCATTGGCCATAAAACCGCCAGTTTAGGGGTGGCGGAATACCATATTTCCATGAGTGCAGAAGTCCTATTAAAACGCTTAGATGAGATGCTATATGAAGCCAAAAGCGCTGGGCGCAATCAAGTTAAGGTTTACCAACTCAGATAG